Within the Enterococcus hirae ATCC 9790 genome, the region ATATCTCTGCTTATATTCCAACAAACGTTATTTCAATCACTGACGGACAAATCTTCTTAGAAAGTGACTTGTTCTACGCCGGAACTCGTCCAGCCGTTGATGCTGGTTTATCCGTTTCCCGTGTAGGTGGTTCTGCTCAAATCAAAGCAATGAAAAAAGTGGCAGGAACATTACGTCTTGACTTAGCAAGTTACCGTGAATTAGAAGCATTTACCCAATTTGGTTCTGATTTAGATGCTGCGACTCAAGCGAAATTGAATCGTGGACGTCGTACAGTTGAGATCTTGAAACAAAAACTTCATGCACCACTAGCTGTTGAAAAACAAGTAGTTATCTTATATGCTTTGACACATGGATTCTTAGATAGTATTCCAGTTGACAGCATCTTAGATTTTGAACATGAATTATTTGAATATCTAGATACGAATCATGCAGATATCTTTGAAACGATCCGTACAACGAAAGATCTTCCAGAAGAAGAACGATTGAATCAAGCGATCCAAGAATACAAAGATATTTTCTTAGCGACAAAAGGAAACACTTCTTCAACAGAAGACAAATTGAAATCCATTCAAAATGCATAGTGAGGTGAGATGAATGGGCGCTTCATTAAATGAAATCAAGACTCGGATTGCTTCAACGAAGAAAACGAGTCAAATCACTCGAGCAATGCAAATGGTGTCCGCTTCTAAACTGACAAAATCTGAAGCTTCTTCTCAGAAGTTTCAGATTTATGCAAATAAAGTCAGAGAAATCGTCACTCATTTGACAGCTACTCAACTAAATGATATTGCTTCTGATAATCCTCGTGGAGATATCAATTACAATAGTATGTTAATCAGCCGTCCGGTAAAGAAAACGGGGTACATCGTGATTACCGCTGATGGTGGTTTAGTTGGTGGCTATAACAGTTCGATTTTAAAGCAAACAATGTCTATTTTAGAAGAAGACCATAAATCTCCTGACGATTATGTGATGATCGCAATCGGAGGTACAGGTGCAGATTTCTTCAAAGCTAGAGGAATTAATTTGGCTTACGAATTACGTAATTTATCGGACCAACCAAGTTTTGATGAAGTGCGTAAAATCGTAGGTATGGCAACAACGATGTATCAAAATGAAGTATTTGATGAATTGTACGTATGCTACAATCATCATATCAATTCACTAACTAGCCAATTTCGTGTAGAAAAAATGCTGCCAATTTCAGATTTAGATCCAGAAGAAGCAACTACTTTTGACCAAGAATACATTTTTGAACCTTCAAAAGAAGAAATCTTGGCGCAGTTATTGCCTCAATATGCGGAAAGCTTAATCTATGGTGCAATCGTTGATGCGAAGACAGCAGAACACGCTGCCGGCATGACTGCCATGAAGACAGCAACGGATAATGCTGCAACGATCATTGATGATTTGACGGTATCTTATAACCGTGCAAGACAAGGGGCTATTACCCAAGAAATTACCGAAATTGTTGCCGGAGCTTCGGCGCTAGAATAGTATTGAGATTGGAGGAAAAAAGATGAGTTCAGGCAAGATTGTTCAAGTAATCGGTCCCGTTGTCGACGTGGAATTTTCTTTAGACCAATCCTTACCAGATATCAACAACGCATTAGTTGTTTATAAAAATGATGAGAAAAAATCAAAAGTTGTTCTTGAAACAGCATTAGAATTAGGGGACGGAGTGATCCGTACCATTGCCATGGAATCAACAGATGGTTTACAACGTGGTATGGAAGTTATCGATACTGGTAAAGCCATTTCTGTTCCAGTAGGGAAAGATACACTAGGACGTGTATTCAACGTTTTAGGAGATACGATCGATTTAGGATCATCTTTCCCAGAAGATGCAGAACGTAGTGAGATTCATAAAAAAGCACCAAGCTTTGATGAATTAAGTACTAGTACGGAGATCCTTGAAACTGGGATCAAAGTTATCGATTTGTTAGCACCTTACTTAAAAGGTGGGAAAGTTGGATTATTCGGTGGTGCCGGTGTAGGTAAAACGGTATTGATCCAAGAATTGATCCATAATATTGCCCAAGAACATGGTGGTATTTCTGTATTTACCGGTGTTGGGGAACGTACTCGTGAAGGAAATGACCTTTACTATGAAATGAAAGATTCAGGCGTTATCGAAAAAACAGCGATGGTGTTCGGACAAATGAACGAACCACCAGGTGCTCGGATGCGGGTAGCTTTGACTGGTCTGACGATCGCTGAATACTTCCGTGATGTAGAAGGTCAAGACGTGCTATTGTTTATTGATAATATTTTCCGTTTCACTCAAGCTGGTTCAGAAGTATCTGCCCTTTTAGGTCGTATGCCTTCTGCCGTTGGTTACCAACCAACGTTAGCAACTGAAATGGGTCAATTACAAGAACGTATCACATCAACGAAAAAAGGTTCGATCACTTCGATCCAAGCAATCTATGTACCAGCCGATGACTATACTGACCCAGCGCCAGCAACAGCATTTGCCCACTTAGATGCTACAACAAACTTAGAGCGTAAATTGACAGAACAAGGGATCTATCCAGCCGTGGACCCATTGGCTTCATCTTCAAGTGCTTTGGCACCTGAAATCGTTGGTGAAGAACATTATAAAGTAGCGACTGAAGTCCAACATGTCTTACAACGTTACCGTGAATTACAAGATATCATTGCGATCTTAGGGATGGATGAATTATCTGATCAAGAAAAAGTTTTAGTTTCACGTGCACGTAGAGTTCAATTCTTCTTGTCACAAAACTTTAACGTAGCGGAACAATTTACAGGTCTTCCTGGTTCTTATGTACCAGTTGAAGAAACAGTCAAAGGTTTCCGTGAAATCTTAGAAGGTAAATACGATGATCTTCCTGAAGAAGCATTCCGAAGTGTTGGTAGAATAGAAGACGTCGTAGAAAAAGCGAAAAAACTAGGCTACTAGAAAGGGGTGCCCCATGGATCAATATTTAACTGTGAATGTGGTGACTCCTGACGGTTTGGTCTATGATCACCATGCAGCGATCGTAGTAGCACGTACTACAGCGGGGGAAATTGGTATTTTACCTAAACATGCGCCGATCATCGTTCCATTAACAATTGATGAAGTCCGTGTGAAGAGAACAGACTCTGATACCCACGTCGATTGGATTGCTGTCAATGGCGGAATCATGGAAGTTCGTGACAATGTTGTTTCAATCGTTGCCGATAGTGCAGAACGTGAAAGAGATATTGACGTTTCTCGGGCAGAAAGAGCCAAACAACGTGCTGAGCGACAAATCGCAGAAGCAAAAGAAAAAGAAGATACGAATGAATTGAAACGTGCGACAGTTGCTTTGCATCGTGCAATCAACCGAATCAAGGTTTCAAAACATTCTTAAAAGCAACGAATGAGGACCTAACAAGTAGGCCTTTAAAAATCCAAGATTCTTAAGGAGATTCCTTAGAATTTTGGATTTTTTTATCGTTTTTTTTATTGGTAGTTATATTCTAAACATAAAAAGTAAAGAACAATTACTTCTTTATTACATAAAAATATGGAACTTTCATCATTATGATACTATGGTAAACTAATTGCAGTAAAAAAGGAGGTATTATAATGCCGAAAAAGGTTCAACGGTTTTCCACAGAAGACACAAAAGAAGAAACACATACGCAACAAAAATCGCTATCTTACTCAGAAATAGTAGGCAATCTTACGGATGATCAAACAGTTTCGTTACATAAACAATTACAAGAATTTAGGGACTATCTTTTAAAGAAGAGCCTTGAATCAGAAAAACAAGAAAAAGAGGAGTTTCCATCTAACAGACATCATTTTGGTCCACCTCTATCGGAAAATAATACAGATAATCTTGCTGAGCAACAACACTCGCGATCGGAAACAATTCAAAGAAAGAGAACGTTGCAAAACATTATTAACGAAAATGAACTGAAAATGATTCAAAACCAAGATAGTCATGCAGTGTCAGAACAGAATAACAAAGTACAAGTTCCCCCGTATAAGAAACAAAAAGTTGCTCCAGAGAACGAACTGGAAAATCATTTGGAGTACTCATTAGATGTCGAACGGTTACTAGAAATAGAAGAAATGTTGGGGATCAGAAACACTTCCCAATCAACAACGCTGTCTACCAAAGTCCAAGAGTCTTTATATGAAACTAAGGAATTTGTACAAGATACAAACGTGCCAATAGAAAGTAATAGCGAGTTCAGCTGTTCAACACAACAACCATTGGAGAATGGGCAGACAAGCACTCAAAGTAAGAAGGAACAAGCGCTTGTTGAATCAGTGAAGTGTTTGTTGGAGCAAAGACATAAACTATTTTTTTTTGCGATTAGCTAAAAAACATGAGATGAGTTGTCAAACTGTAAAAAACATTTTAATTGAGAATAATATAGATGTAACTGCTGAGAATAATAAAATAAAAGTAGAGTCTGAAGAAAAAGCACGGCAATTATTAACGGAAGTATTTCACGGAAGGAAAAATTTATCATTTGAAAATATTAAACAAATGGTACGATTGAACAACAATGATATTACAATTTTAGCTAAGAATCACTTAAAAGTTCTCCTAGAACAAGCACACGCATCTCATCTGAATGGTTCTCAGAAGGAAACTTCAATAGATAGGATTCTTTTGACATATTCTGAATGGACTATACCAATGCAATATAAATTGTCAAGGCTGGATACTAAATTAAAAGAACAGATAGATAAATACGGCGTAATAAACATAAATGAAATATCAAAGAAAATACCATGTAGCCAAATTGATGTCATCAAGCGAACAGGGCAGTTAAATTATCAGCAATATCTCCCACCAATTTATATATTTCACCCGCAACTAAATGAGAAAATCCAAAAGCCATTTTATGATGCAATAATACAAGATAAATCGATTCCTACTGATCAAACAAATCAATTTTTTAATCCTAGTACTGATCAAAACATTGCTTATTCGAAAGAACGAATAAAATTAAATCTCGCTAGAAAAGCTGAGTTTGAAACAGCAGAACAAAAAAACAAGACAATTATGGATCAGAGAACTCAGTTAAAAAAACAACCGATTAGAAACAATCAATCTCCCGCTATGGAAGAACGTTGAGTGTTTTAATTTTCGTAGTATGACTATTTTTTTGTTAAATCGGAATAGGACAAAAGAAAAAAGTTCAAAGGAGGACGATTATTGCTGCTATTATTTACCTTGAAAACTAAAAATAAATAAACTTATGGGAAGGAAAATGAACGATGAAACAGGAAATAATTCTATTTTATGGCTTATCAACAAAAGCGGAAAACTTACAGAAACAGATTGAAAAAATTAGAAAAAAAGGATTCTATTCAAGTGTTACTGAAGGACAAGGTCCCTGTGATATCAGAGAGTACAATAATCATTTTTCATCGATTACATATGATCACCCAAAAAATCCGATGAATCTTGAATACTTAAAAGATTTTTCAATAAATTGGAAAAAATATATTTCACCATTTAAAGATTGGTGGCCTTTATGGTCTTACTATTTTCAACGCACACAAGATACTGAAAAAAATAAAGTAAACAATTTTAATCCTGGGCTACATAAAGCTACGAAAAAAAATATAGAACACCTATGTGAGAAAAATCGCAAATATACAGGACAGCTGATTGTTAGAGGTTGTAAAATTGGATTAGACAGTGCAAGAGATAATGAAAATGTAACCATTTATTATTGTATTGATGATTTAGATATGAAACGTATTATAGAAAAAAAGATAAAAAGGCTTTCACTCCTAAAGAACTTCGCTATCTCTTTCGCAATTGGAAAGATTTTGAAGGAAAGGTACATTTTTTTGAAGATGGATATGAAGTGCCTGCACCTTGGAAAACACCTCCAAATGAATGGAAAAGTTATAAACCAAAAAGTTGGCAAACGTTGAATGAACAACCACCCTTTCAAAAGAATCAAGTGAAACCAGAAACAATCAACCAACGAATATGTAGACAAAAGTATCTAAATGAAATAAAAAATAAATTATTTGAGCTAAAAGTAGCAGAACAACCATCCTTTAAAGAAAATCAAGTGAAACCAGAAACAATCAACCAACGAATATGTAGATAAAAGAATTTAAATGAAACAATAACAAATAACTTAGCTGACCTTAAAGTACAAGCAAAGAAGATGGCAAAAAAAAGAAATAGACTTGATTGTACGATCATCAAGAAATTAAACAAAGGATTTTTTGTTCCTACACTATAAGAGAGGGCATATATTTATATTAAATAATCGTTTAATTATCAATGGTAAATTCTATTATAATGATATGAGTACATAAGCAAATAAGGAACAACTTTCATCAAAAAAGCATGTGAAATAGTAGTTAAAATAGTTTATAAAAATAAGGTATTGAAACAGAGTCATCATTTGAATGTAAAGTTCTTGAAAATTCTCGTCTCGTTTAGCCAACAAATTCCATCTTTTTACAACCAATAATTTCTCTATTTTTCCAATTTATGGTATCATCATTTTGTTAGTTATTAAAAAAAGTATAATTTTGAAGGGACGTCACTATGCAAGTATACGGAATTGATGCAATTATTCGAATCGTGAGTCATTTAGCTTTTATTTATCTGGCTTTCTGGTCGTTGCGGTCACTGCGAATTGAGATGTTTTTTAAAAAATTGCATGATACGCAAATTCGAATGGCGATTGTATTCTTCTCTATTTTTTTAGGATATACTGCCAGTAATTTCTTCTTAGAAATTATTGCATTGTGTCGAAATCTTTTCGTTAGCCTGCAGTAAAAAAAGGTACTATAAAAAAAGGTACTATTTTAATAAAAGAAATGATATAATAGAAAAGATTTTGAGTCTTTATAGCTCATTGGAATTTTTTGGGGGGAACAACATGGAAGAGATCATCGTCAAAGGTGGCAAACAATTGAATGGAACAGTAAAAATCGAAGGAGCTAAAAATGCTGTTCTACCTATTTTAGCTGCTAGTTTGTTGGCTGAAGAAGGAACAACCGTTTTAGACAACGTTCCAATTCTTTCTGACGTCTTCACTATGAATCAAGTGATTCGTCATTTAAATGTAGATGTAGTGTTTGATGAAGACAATAATCAAGTAACGCTTGATGCGTCAAGACAATTAGAAATCGAAGCGCCATATGAATATGTGAGTCAAATGCGTGCTTCTATCGTTGTAATGGGACCATTACTTGCTAGAAATGGTCATGCAAAAGTTGCCATGCCAGGGGGATGTGCGATTGGGAAACGTCCAATTGATTTACATCTTAAAGGATTCCAAGCATTGGGTGCGAAAATCATTCAAAAAAATGGCTACATCGAAGCTATTGCGGATGAATTGATCGGTAACACGATCTATTTAGATTTTCCAAGTGTTGGAGCCACTCAAAATATCATGATGGCAGCAGTAAAAGCTAAAGGAACAACGATCATCGAAAACGTCGCTCGAGAACCTGAAATTGTAGATCTTGCAAATATTTTAAATAAAATGGGCGCAAATATCTATGGTGCTGGTACGGAAACGATGCGTATCGAAGGAGTCGATCATCTGCATGCAGTGAAACACGCAATTGTTCAAGACCGGATCGAAGCAGGTACCTTTATGGTAGCAGCAGCGATGACTGAAGGAAATGTCTTGATCGCAGATGCAATCTCAGAACATAATCGTCCGTTGATTTCTAAATTAATTGAAATGGGTGCAACGATCACTGAAGAAGAAGGCGGCATTCGAGTTGTTGGTCCAAAACATATTTTACCAACTGACGTCAAAACAATGCCTCATCCTGGTTTTCCGACAGACATGCAAGCCCAAATGACTGCTATTCAGTTAGTCGCTGAGGGAACGAGCATGGTGACTGAAACAGTTTTTGAGAATCGCTTCCAACATTTGGAAGAAATGCGCCGTATGAACGCCCATGTGAAGATTGATGGAAATGTAGCGATTATGGACGGGAATCATGAATTACAAGGTGCTGAAGTTTATGCAACAGATTTACGAGCTGCTGCAGCATTAGTACTTGCTGGTTTAAAAGCAAATGGCATAACACGCGTTCGCAATCTTAAATACTTAGATCGTGGTTATTATCAATTCCATATTAAATTGCAAAACTTAGGTGCAGATGTGGAACGTGTGGCAATCGATCAAACGCCCGCTGATAAAACAGCTCAAGTCACTGTTTAAGGACGTGATAAAATGAGTAGCCAACGGTATATTTTAATCACATTGGTGAAGATTTTAGTTGTCATACTACTACTAATTCTTTTATTTGTAGCTGGAACAATGATTGGATACGGGGTTATCGGTGGTGGAAATCCGTTTAAGGTTTTTCAACCAAGTTTGTGGCTGCACATCCAGGATTTTTTCAGATAAAGAGTTTTGTGAAAATGATAGTGTAAGCAAACAAAGGATTTCTTAAAACGAATTTTCGCTTTTGAGAAGTCCTTTTTTATTGTGAGTCATTCCACTGTTTGGCAGATTATTGCTCCTTTGAACAGTCGTTTGTCATGAATAGGAGAATGAGGATCAAAGCTTTAATAATGAGGTGATGAGATGAAAAAAATCTTAGTGGCTATTGTCCGTTTTTATCAACGGTTTATTTCTCCTGCTTTCCCACCTAGCTGTCGGTACTATCCTACTTGTTCAAACTATATGATACGTGCGATTCAAGTACACGGTGCATTTAAAGGAACGCTGATGGGGACAGCACGCATTTTGCGTTGCCATCCATTCGTAAAGGGCGGAATCGATTACGTGCCTTTAAATTGCCAATTGACACGTAATAAAAAAGATAAAGAGATGCCTAATTATGATGAAAAATAAACAGTCAGGTAAGACCGAGCATTCTGAAGAAAAAAGAATTGTCAAACTAGAGCAATCAACTTTACCTTGGTCATTATTGTTGGATGCAGATCCTGAAGAGGAAAACGTCCAACGATACATTGATCAAGGTGCTGGTTTTATATGGAAAGCAGAAAACGACATTCAAGGAGTGATCGTTTTTATCACAAATAAATTAGTGTTTGAAATAATGAATTTAGCTGTAGCTCCAAAAGTTCAAGGTCAAGGAATCGGCTACGCGTTGCTTACCCATACACTAAAAGAAATGAAAAAGTTAAAAACCACCCAACAACAAGTCATTATTCGGACGGGGAGTACGTCATCAGCAGCTTTACAACTGTATAAAAAAATCGGCTTCCTGGAAATTTCTAGAGAAAAAGATTATTTTGTCAAAAATTATAAACAGCCAATCTATGAAAATGGCCAACGTTTACGAGATCAAGTAACTCTAGCAAAGAAAATTTGAACTCATCCATAAAAAGGCTTTCAAAATACTGTGGCTTGACTTAAAATAAAAACAGTATGAGAAAAGGAGACAAATAAATGATGGGTATTTTAGTTTTTGATTTTGGTGGTTCCGCAGTAAAATATGGCTATTGGAATGGACAAGCGCTTGAAGACACCAGCCAATTTCCGACTCCTAAGACATGGGAAGAAATGAAAGCGCATTTAAAACAGGTATTCCAAACGTTTGTAAAACAGAAGGCGATTGAAGGCGTAGCAATCAGCGCACCTGGAGTAGTGAATCAGGAGAAACAGCTGATTGAAGGGATTAGTGCCATTCCTTATATCCACGGATTCAATATTTTTCATGAACTGGAAGAACTCTTCCATTTACCAGTGACGATCGAAAATGATGCTAATTGTGCTGGAATGGCTGAGTATTATGAAGGCGCAGCGAAAGAATATCAACATGTAGCATTTGTTGTACTTGGGACTGGAGTAGGTGGGGCAATCTTTACCCAAGGACAACTAAATAAAGGCGCTCATTTGTACGGGGGAGAATTTGGCTTGATGTTCTTAGAAGGCAATCAAACATTTAGTAAGCTTGGTACAGCAGTTCAAATGGCTTGGCGTTACTGTGACCGTTTGGGAGTTTCACGTACGACTTATAGCGGAAAAGAAGTCTTTGAACGAGCAGAACAAGGGGATGAACTAGCAAAAGAAGAGGTAGATAATTTTTATAATTATTTAACAAAAGGTTTGTTTAGTATCCAATTTTCGATTGATCCTGAAGTCATCGTGATTGGCGGGGGGATCTCTGCAAAAGCAGGGTTATTAACAGAAATCAATCAACGAATGAAACAATTAACTACTGATTTAGAACTAAATGACTTTGATCCTAAAATTTTATTATGTGATTATCGAAATGATGCAAATTTGATTGGAGCAGCTGCCAATTTCACCGCTCAACGTGAAGGTTTAGTTCAATGATGCATAGCGTTGAACAAAACTTTTAGACATATGGTAGGCATTCCATGATTGAATATGATAAACTATCATGGAGGTGGAAAAAGATGTCAAAAAAAATAAAGATATTGAAGTACGTATCGAAGAAGTCAAAAAACAAATCAAAGGAACAACTTATGATGTGACTAAGTTATTTATTGGTAAAAAAATGATTGGGGAAATTTTGGCTTATGGACCAAAAGAATTTGAAATTTTTTTGGTGAAGAAGATTTTGGGAAAGAAAAGAGTCTTGAAAACGCGATAGAAACAGTTATTCGTCACTGGAATCTACACGAATAAAAAAATATCAAAAAAATTTTCAATAAGGGGTTGCAAAAATCTGGAAAATTAGGTATTATAACTAAGTCAGGTTGATACAAACCTTTCGGAGGAGTAGCGAAGTGGCTAAACGCGACGGACTGTAAATCCGTTCCTTAGGGTTCAGTGGTTCGAATCCACTCTCCTCCATTTCATTGGGGTATAGCCAAGCGGTAAGGCAAGGGACTTTGACTCCCTCATGCGTTGGTTCGAATCCAGCTACCCCAGTAGTACGGAGTGATCTATTAAGATCACTCTTTTTTTGTGTGAAAACAGCTTGTTTCTTGAAGATTATCAAGAAATAGGCTAGAGTGAATAGTAGGTAGATCAAAAAAAGGGGGCAGTAAAATGAAGTGGAAAGAAAAAGTAGATGAGACTGCAGAGAAAATCTATGATTTGATTAAGTCGGAAAAGTATCAGGTAGAAGTCCGGTTACCGAAAAAATCAGAAAAAGCGATACAAGTGAAATCAAAGCGTCCAACCAATCACACAAAAAAATGGCTTTCAAAAAACCGTTAAGAATAACACAATCTCTAAAAAACAGTGATTTTGCTGTCTTTTGGAGGTTTTGTTATTTTACAAAATGATTTTCAATCCTTCCACTTGGATTAAAGAGGAAGGAAACACAATTACTTACATAAACTTTCGGATAAAATAAACGGGTTGGCAAATGATTGATCGACAATTAGTCGAGCAAAAGAAACTTTTTCCTTTTCAGTTGTGAACCAGGTATATACCAGTTATAATAAAGGAAATGAAAGGGCGGATATACGTTATGTCGAATCAACTACCAGTCTATATACAAATCCATGATCAGATCAAAAGTGAAATCGAACAAGGTATTTGGAAAATCGGTGATCGCCTTCCTTCTGAAAGAGAATTGGCAGTGAAATTCAATGTTAGTCGAATGACTTTACGTCAAGCCATTCAAAACCTGGCTGATGAAGGGATTTTGGAAAGAAAAATTGGCTCAGGTACATATGTTGCAAGAGAAAAAGTCCAAGAAAAGATGTCGGGTGCGACCAGTTTTACTGAAATTATGGAATCACAGAATCGAGTACCCTCCAGTCGGACAATCTCTTATTTTTTAACTTCCCCAAGTTCTAGTGAAATGGAGAAGCTGAAACTGGAAAAAGACGAAACGATTCTTCGTATGGAACGAATTCGTTATGCTGATGATATACCAATCTGTTTTGAAGTAGCCAGTATCCCGCAAAAGATTATTGCAGACTATAGTAAATCTGAAATTACCAATTCTCTTTATCGGGTACTCGAAGAGAAAAGTGGGCATAAGATCGGGGCAGCTAATCAAACAATAACAGCCATTCTTGCTTCAGAAAAAATTGCAGAATATTTAGAAGTAAAAAAAGGAGATGCTGTGTTACGTTTACGCCAAACTTCTTATTTTGATGACGGTACCCCATTTGAATATGTTCGTACGCAATATGTAGGGAATCGTTTTGAATTTTATTTAGAGAAATAAAAGAGGGATGCGAAACAGTCCAAATAAAGAAGAGCCTGAGACAAGTTTTGTCCTAGGCTCTTCTTTTTTGATTTCGAGATCAGCGGATAGAGTGATTACTGGTCAGCTTCTACCAGTTGTTCATGATAGGAAATTGGACCATCTGTAAATTCAACCTGTCCATTCAATAATTCAACGACTGCTGTTTTAAATGCAGTAACTTCTGTTTCTACAATCAAACAGTGAACCGTGACTTTGTCTGTGTAGATCGTTTCTTTTATAGGAATATGTTTCAACTCAAGCATATTTTCTAATTTACCTAATTGCGGATAGGTGATATGGACAGCTATTTCTTGCTGTTGTGTTCCTTCCACGATCCCGATTTCAATTAGTGCGTGAGAAACAGCCTGTGTATAGGCACGAATCAAACCACCGGTACCCAATTTTGTCCCACCAAAATAGCGTGTGACGACAGCGACCACATTGATCAATTCATTTTTTTTAAGTACTTCCAGCATTGGGACACCTGCCGTACCACTAGGCTCACCGTCATCACTACTGCGTTGAATTTCATTTTTTTCACCGAGAACGAAAGCACTACAGTTATGGTTTGCTTTCCAATGTTCTTTTTTCATTGCCTGAATAAACGCTTTAGCTTCTGCTTCCGTTTCAATTCGTTTCATAGAGCAAATAAAACGAGATTTTTTGACTTCGATTTCTGCTTGAC harbors:
- a CDS encoding F0F1 ATP synthase subunit gamma, with product MGASLNEIKTRIASTKKTSQITRAMQMVSASKLTKSEASSQKFQIYANKVREIVTHLTATQLNDIASDNPRGDINYNSMLISRPVKKTGYIVITADGGLVGGYNSSILKQTMSILEEDHKSPDDYVMIAIGGTGADFFKARGINLAYELRNLSDQPSFDEVRKIVGMATTMYQNEVFDELYVCYNHHINSLTSQFRVEKMLPISDLDPEEATTFDQEYIFEPSKEEILAQLLPQYAESLIYGAIVDAKTAEHAAGMTAMKTATDNAATIIDDLTVSYNRARQGAITQEITEIVAGASALE
- the atpD gene encoding F0F1 ATP synthase subunit beta; this encodes MSSGKIVQVIGPVVDVEFSLDQSLPDINNALVVYKNDEKKSKVVLETALELGDGVIRTIAMESTDGLQRGMEVIDTGKAISVPVGKDTLGRVFNVLGDTIDLGSSFPEDAERSEIHKKAPSFDELSTSTEILETGIKVIDLLAPYLKGGKVGLFGGAGVGKTVLIQELIHNIAQEHGGISVFTGVGERTREGNDLYYEMKDSGVIEKTAMVFGQMNEPPGARMRVALTGLTIAEYFRDVEGQDVLLFIDNIFRFTQAGSEVSALLGRMPSAVGYQPTLATEMGQLQERITSTKKGSITSIQAIYVPADDYTDPAPATAFAHLDATTNLERKLTEQGIYPAVDPLASSSSALAPEIVGEEHYKVATEVQHVLQRYRELQDIIAILGMDELSDQEKVLVSRARRVQFFLSQNFNVAEQFTGLPGSYVPVEETVKGFREILEGKYDDLPEEAFRSVGRIEDVVEKAKKLGY
- a CDS encoding F0F1 ATP synthase subunit epsilon, producing MDQYLTVNVVTPDGLVYDHHAAIVVARTTAGEIGILPKHAPIIVPLTIDEVRVKRTDSDTHVDWIAVNGGIMEVRDNVVSIVADSAERERDIDVSRAERAKQRAERQIAEAKEKEDTNELKRATVALHRAINRIKVSKHS
- a CDS encoding DUF1146 family protein; protein product: MQVYGIDAIIRIVSHLAFIYLAFWSLRSLRIEMFFKKLHDTQIRMAIVFFSIFLGYTASNFFLEIIALCRNLFVSLQ
- the murA gene encoding UDP-N-acetylglucosamine 1-carboxyvinyltransferase; amino-acid sequence: MEEIIVKGGKQLNGTVKIEGAKNAVLPILAASLLAEEGTTVLDNVPILSDVFTMNQVIRHLNVDVVFDEDNNQVTLDASRQLEIEAPYEYVSQMRASIVVMGPLLARNGHAKVAMPGGCAIGKRPIDLHLKGFQALGAKIIQKNGYIEAIADELIGNTIYLDFPSVGATQNIMMAAVKAKGTTIIENVAREPEIVDLANILNKMGANIYGAGTETMRIEGVDHLHAVKHAIVQDRIEAGTFMVAAAMTEGNVLIADAISEHNRPLISKLIEMGATITEEEGGIRVVGPKHILPTDVKTMPHPGFPTDMQAQMTAIQLVAEGTSMVTETVFENRFQHLEEMRRMNAHVKIDGNVAIMDGNHELQGAEVYATDLRAAAALVLAGLKANGITRVRNLKYLDRGYYQFHIKLQNLGADVERVAIDQTPADKTAQVTV
- a CDS encoding DNA-directed RNA polymerase subunit beta; its protein translation is MSSQRYILITLVKILVVILLLILLFVAGTMIGYGVIGGGNPFKVFQPSLWLHIQDFFR
- the yidD gene encoding membrane protein insertion efficiency factor YidD codes for the protein MKKILVAIVRFYQRFISPAFPPSCRYYPTCSNYMIRAIQVHGAFKGTLMGTARILRCHPFVKGGIDYVPLNCQLTRNKKDKEMPNYDEK
- a CDS encoding GNAT family N-acetyltransferase, with the translated sequence MMKNKQSGKTEHSEEKRIVKLEQSTLPWSLLLDADPEEENVQRYIDQGAGFIWKAENDIQGVIVFITNKLVFEIMNLAVAPKVQGQGIGYALLTHTLKEMKKLKTTQQQVIIRTGSTSSAALQLYKKIGFLEISREKDYFVKNYKQPIYENGQRLRDQVTLAKKI
- a CDS encoding ROK family protein — translated: MGILVFDFGGSAVKYGYWNGQALEDTSQFPTPKTWEEMKAHLKQVFQTFVKQKAIEGVAISAPGVVNQEKQLIEGISAIPYIHGFNIFHELEELFHLPVTIENDANCAGMAEYYEGAAKEYQHVAFVVLGTGVGGAIFTQGQLNKGAHLYGGEFGLMFLEGNQTFSKLGTAVQMAWRYCDRLGVSRTTYSGKEVFERAEQGDELAKEEVDNFYNYLTKGLFSIQFSIDPEVIVIGGGISAKAGLLTEINQRMKQLTTDLELNDFDPKILLCDYRNDANLIGAAANFTAQREGLVQ
- a CDS encoding GntR family transcriptional regulator translates to MSNQLPVYIQIHDQIKSEIEQGIWKIGDRLPSERELAVKFNVSRMTLRQAIQNLADEGILERKIGSGTYVAREKVQEKMSGATSFTEIMESQNRVPSSRTISYFLTSPSSSEMEKLKLEKDETILRMERIRYADDIPICFEVASIPQKIIADYSKSEITNSLYRVLEEKSGHKIGAANQTITAILASEKIAEYLEVKKGDAVLRLRQTSYFDDGTPFEYVRTQYVGNRFEFYLEK
- a CDS encoding YigZ family protein, encoding MTLNSYRTIQADGQAEIEVKKSRFICSMKRIETEAEAKAFIQAMKKEHWKANHNCSAFVLGEKNEIQRSSDDGEPSGTAGVPMLEVLKKNELINVVAVVTRYFGGTKLGTGGLIRAYTQAVSHALIEIGIVEGTQQQEIAVHITYPQLGKLENMLELKHIPIKETIYTDKVTVHCLIVETEVTAFKTAVVELLNGQVEFTDGPISYHEQLVEADQ